In Caballeronia insecticola, one DNA window encodes the following:
- the hpnR gene encoding hopanoid C-3 methylase HpnR, with amino-acid sequence MKVLAVHPSGLMYTRVFLRLEPLGLETVASAMRQAGHDVRLIDLQVETHRDLDRILRDWRPDALCFSGNYLANIPEIIDLARTVKQLLPHCFVFVGGHSASFTASDVLRHAEGAIDCILKGEGEASVNALLHAVATRGDLLAVPGAVTNEGSGPPPRFVESLDDILPARDLLRHRRKYFIGTLDPCASIEFARGCPWDCVFCSAWTFYGRSYRARSPEVIAEELASIREPGVFIVDDVAFVHAEHGMEIGRAVERRGIRKQYYLETRGDVLLRNKDVFRYWRSLGLQYMFIGMEAIDAAGLKAFRKRITLDKNFEALEFARSLGITVALNLIADPDWDRERFEAVRQWCLEIPEIVNISVNTPYPGTEIWLREQRRLTSLDYRLYDIQHAVLPTRLPLDEFYAELVRTQQVLNRKHMGWAALRGAAGQAMHLLMHGQTNFVRMLWRFNSVFDPRLQLGDHAREVRYTMSPPPAADASSNVKAVYVHGPAGRKSRRIDEATEKFVDETRMGTN; translated from the coding sequence ATGAAGGTGCTTGCCGTCCACCCCAGCGGACTGATGTACACCCGCGTATTCCTCCGACTCGAACCGCTCGGGCTCGAAACCGTTGCGTCGGCGATGCGGCAGGCAGGACACGATGTCCGCCTGATCGATCTGCAAGTCGAAACACACCGCGACCTCGATCGTATTCTGCGTGACTGGCGCCCGGACGCGCTCTGCTTCTCCGGCAACTATCTCGCCAACATTCCCGAAATCATCGATCTCGCCCGCACGGTGAAGCAGCTTTTGCCGCATTGTTTCGTGTTCGTCGGCGGACATAGCGCTTCGTTCACGGCAAGCGACGTGCTGCGCCATGCAGAAGGCGCGATCGACTGCATCTTGAAGGGCGAAGGCGAGGCGTCTGTGAACGCATTGCTGCACGCGGTCGCCACGCGCGGCGATCTGCTCGCCGTGCCGGGCGCGGTCACGAACGAGGGTTCGGGACCGCCTCCGCGTTTCGTCGAAAGCCTCGACGACATTCTGCCCGCGCGAGATCTGCTGCGACATCGGCGCAAGTATTTCATCGGCACGCTGGACCCTTGCGCATCGATCGAATTTGCGCGCGGCTGTCCGTGGGATTGCGTGTTCTGCAGCGCGTGGACCTTTTATGGGCGCAGCTATCGCGCGCGCAGTCCCGAGGTCATCGCGGAAGAACTGGCGTCGATACGCGAGCCGGGCGTGTTCATCGTCGACGATGTGGCCTTCGTGCATGCCGAGCACGGCATGGAGATCGGCCGCGCGGTGGAACGGCGCGGCATCCGCAAACAGTATTACCTGGAGACGCGCGGCGACGTGCTCCTGCGCAACAAGGACGTGTTCCGCTACTGGCGCTCGCTGGGCTTGCAGTACATGTTCATCGGTATGGAAGCGATCGATGCAGCAGGCCTGAAAGCGTTTCGCAAGCGCATCACGCTCGACAAGAATTTCGAAGCGCTGGAATTCGCGCGCTCGCTCGGCATTACCGTTGCGCTCAATCTGATCGCTGATCCCGATTGGGACCGCGAGCGCTTCGAGGCGGTGCGTCAATGGTGTCTGGAGATTCCGGAGATCGTGAACATCAGCGTGAACACGCCCTATCCCGGCACGGAAATCTGGTTGCGTGAACAACGCCGACTAACGAGCCTGGATTATCGGCTCTACGACATTCAGCATGCGGTTCTCCCGACTCGTTTGCCACTTGACGAGTTCTATGCAGAGTTGGTGCGCACGCAGCAAGTGCTCAATCGCAAACATATGGGCTGGGCCGCATTACGCGGTGCTGCTGGTCAGGCCATGCATTTGCTCATGCATGGGCAGACGAATTTCGTCCGCATGCTTTGGCGTTTCAACTCGGTGTTCGATCCGCGCCTGCAACTCGGCGATCATGCGCGCGAGGTCCGTTACACGATGTCGCCGCCGCCCGCTGCCGACGCAAGCTCGAATGTCAAAGCCGTTTATGTGCACGGACCCGCGGGACGCAAGTCGCGGCGTATCGACGAAGCGACGGAAAAATTCGTCGACGAAACGAGAATGGGCACCAATTAA
- a CDS encoding H-NS histone family protein — protein sequence MIDDIRAMMERHGLTTDDIAKHNKKTKRAAKPHVTLPAPAERREAVKKMAKKGKLPPKYRNPKTGETWSGWARPPAWIANVKDRSKFLIDAEGTESAVKPKAVAKKTAAKKTAAKTTATAKAKPSQTRAPAVKKSKPAPAAKKRSAPRKKTASEAAPQDIVEAQAISPASALVGSNSVTSDIPSDK from the coding sequence GTGATCGACGATATCCGCGCGATGATGGAACGCCACGGCCTCACAACCGACGATATCGCCAAGCACAACAAGAAAACTAAGCGCGCCGCCAAGCCGCATGTCACGTTGCCCGCGCCTGCGGAACGGCGTGAAGCGGTCAAGAAGATGGCGAAGAAAGGCAAGCTGCCGCCCAAGTATCGCAATCCGAAGACGGGCGAGACGTGGAGCGGCTGGGCGCGGCCGCCCGCGTGGATCGCGAACGTCAAGGATCGCAGCAAGTTTCTGATCGATGCTGAGGGAACGGAGAGCGCGGTCAAGCCTAAGGCGGTTGCTAAGAAAACCGCCGCTAAGAAAACCGCCGCTAAGACAACGGCGACCGCTAAGGCCAAACCGTCGCAAACGCGCGCGCCTGCGGTCAAGAAATCAAAACCAGCGCCGGCCGCTAAGAAACGCAGCGCGCCGCGCAAAAAAACTGCAAGCGAAGCGGCGCCGCAAGACATCGTTGAGGCTCAAGCGATATCGCCCGCGTCAGCACTTGTGGGGAGCAACAGCGTCACTTCAGACATTCCTTCCGACAAATAG